One region of Quercus lobata isolate SW786 chromosome 2, ValleyOak3.0 Primary Assembly, whole genome shotgun sequence genomic DNA includes:
- the LOC115975696 gene encoding proteinaceous RNase P 1, chloroplastic/mitochondrial-like isoform X1, translated as MVSFTFNTLQQKHFFSVTLFRAHVSHTETKVSITDHTLTKTMNLRTTKENVAGFSSMRDMDERTQRKSLKNLGGGSVVEKTERKLTKDKNRRKNLGFRRSKEMGSGKFSLRTRDENMMVYSLESVCSSVFNEKMEKKPRKVDGNQVGKEDKAKGSKKNKDESSEVPLRLALDMCSKRGDVLGAIQLYDKALKEGIRLRQYHYTVLLYLCSSAARGVIHPAKSGSASRILNPLDSSNGVSNLNNILVSNEQLVDFGRIDGTPGKLELNSSSNFQDFSSTSNEKNLSSFSNGFKKSTSQLLHKPNSPIKDVDDFSNTKDDQEEHKIQVGEDFKKYALQRGFEVYEKMCSDNVPMNEAALTSVARMAVSMGNGDLAFDMVKQMKPLGINPRLRSYGPALSYFCDIGDIEKAFAVEKHMLEHGVHPEEPELLALLRVSVGAGKGDKVYYLLHKLRTSLRKVSSTTADLIVKWFNSKAASRVGKTKWDTSLIKEAIENGGGGWHGQGWLGKGRWNVSYTTVGTDGLCNCCGERLALIDLDPKETENFAESVASIAIKKEKNSSFQKFQKWLDYYGPFEAVVDAANVGIYNQKRFVPSKVSAVVNGIRQKFPSKKWPLIVLHNKRITGCKMDAPVNKALIEKWKNADALYATPTGSNDDWYWLYAAIKFKCLIVTNDEMRDHTFQLLGNDFFPKWKERHQVHFSFSDSGPVFHMPSSCSVLIQESDQGYWHVPVVSECDYEVERTWLCITRAKLSAARKDSVTSPEESQSLQCKKGHSRSSAETEVKSQPNHANHENAKSQSQEIYKNLRDILSVSLCSNRQTILPQLEAAEMFGNCIIDFQI; from the exons ATGGTCTCCTTTACCTTCAACACACTACAGCAAAAGCACTTCTTCTCGGTCACTCTCT TTAGAGCACATGTTAGTCACACGGAAACAAAGGTGTCTATCACGGACCACACTTTAACAAAAACCATGAATTTAAGAACTACTAAAGAAAATGTTGCTGGGTTTTCTTCTATGAGGGATATGGATGAACGAACACAAAGAAAATCTTTGAAAAATCTTGGTGGTGGTTCAGTGGTGGAAAAGACAGAAAGGAAATTAACGAAAGATAAAAACAGAAGGAAAAACTTGGGTTTTAGAAGAAGCAAGGAAATGGGTTCTGGGAAGTTTTCTCTAAGGACTAGAGATGAGAATATGATGGTATATTCTTTGGAGAGTGTGTGTAGTTCAGTGTTTAATGAGAAGATGGAGAAGAAACCCAGAAAAGTTGATGGTAATCAGGTAGGGAAGGAAGATAAGGCGAAGggctctaaaaaaaataaggatgaaTCTTCTGAAGTTCCGTTGAGGCTTGCATTGGATATGTGTTCGAAAAGAGGGGATGTCTTGGGTGCAATTCAATTGTATGATAAGGCACTTAAAGAAGGAATTAGGCTAAGACAGTACCATTATACTGTCCTATTGTATCTTTGTTCTTCTGCGGCTAGGGGTGTTATTCATCCTGCTAAAAGTGGGAGTGCTAGTAGGATTTTAAATCCATTGGACTCGTCTAATGGAGTTTCTAATTTGAATAATATTCTGGTTTCAAACGAGCAGCTAGTTGATTTTGGTAGAATTGATGGAACTCCAGGTAAATTGGAGTTGAATTCTAGTAGTAACTTTCAAGATTTTAGTAGTACTTCGAATGAAAAGAACTTAAGCAGCTTTTCTAATGGCTTTAAAAAGTCAACTTCTCAGCTTTTGCATAAACCAAATTCTCCAATAAAGGATGTGGATGACTTTTCAAACACAAAAGATGACCAAGAAGAACATAAAATTCAGGTTGGTGAAGATTTCAAGAAGTATGCACTTCAAAGGGGATTTGAGGTATATGAGAAGATGTGTTCTGATAATGTCCCAATGAATGAAGCAGCATTGACATCTGTAGCAAGAATGGCAGTGTCAATGGGTAATGGTGACCTGGCATTTGATATGGTGAAGCAAATGAAGCCGTTGGGGATAAATCCAAGATTGCGTTCTTATGGTCCTGCTCTATCTTATTTTTGCGATATTGGTGATATTGAAAAAGCATTTGCTGTTGAGAAACACATGTTGGAGCATGGTGTCCATCCAGAAGAGCCTGAATTGTTGGCACTCCTAAGAGTAAGTGTAGGAGCTGGTAAAGGTGACAAGGTGTACTATTTGTTGCATAAACTAAGAACAAGCTTACGGAAGGTCTCATCCACTACTGCAGATTTGATTGTTAAATGGTTTAATAGCAAGGCAGCTTCAAGAGTGGGGAAAACAAAATGGGATACAAGTTTGATAAAGGAAGCAATTGAAAATGGAGGTGGAGGCTGGCATGGACAGGGTTGGTTGGGGAAAGGAAGGTGGAATGTTTCATATACTACTGTTGGAACTGATGGTTTGTGTAATTGCTGTGGGGAGAGATTGGCGCTGATTGACCTCGATCCTAAAGAAACAGAGAATTTTGCTGAGTCAGTTGCATCTATAGctataaaaaaagagaaaaattcaaGCTTTCAGAAATTTCAA AAATGGCTTGACTATTATGGACCTTTTGAAGCAGTGGTAGATGCAGCTAATGTAGGTATTTATAACCAGAAGAGATTTGTACCATCCAAG GTCAGTGCTGTTGTTAATGGAATACGTCAGAAATTTCCTTCAAAGAAATGGCCTCTCATAGTTTTGCATAACAAGCGTATAACCGGATGTAAGATGGATGCACCAGTAAATAAGGCCTTGATCGAGAAGTGGAAAAATGCTGATGCACTCTATGCGACGCCCACTGGTTCAAATGATGATTG GTACTGGTTGTATGCAGCTATAAAGTTTAAGTGCTTAATTGTGACCAATGACGAGATGAGAGACCATACATTTCAACTTCTAGGAAATGATTTCTTCCCAAAATGGAAGGAGAGGCACCAA gTGCATTTCAGTTTTTCTGATTCTGGTCCAGTCTTTCACATGCCTTCTTCTTGCTCTGTTTTAATTCAG GAATCTGATCAAGGATACTGGCATGTTCCAGTTGTATCAGAATGTGATTATGAAGTCGAAAGAACATGGCTATGTATTACACGTGCTAAATTAAGTGCAGCAAGGAAAGATTCCGTCACAAGTCCTGAAG AATCACAATCTCTTCAGTGTAAGAAGGGGCACTCAAGGTCATCTGCTGAAACCGAAGTAAAGTCACAACCGAATCATGCAAACCATGAAAATGCTAAAAGTCAATCTCAGGAAATCTACAAAAATCTCAGAGATATTCTGTCAGTTTCTTTGTGCTCAAATCGTCAAACAATACTACCACAGCTTGAGGCTGCAGAGATGTTTGGTAACTGTATAAttgattttcaaatataa
- the LOC115975696 gene encoding proteinaceous RNase P 1, chloroplastic/mitochondrial-like isoform X2 produces the protein MVSFTFNTLQQKHFFSVTLFRAHVSHTETKVSITDHTLTKTMNLRTTKENVAGFSSMRDMDERTQRKSLKNLGGGSVVEKTERKLTKDKNRRKNLGFRRSKEMGSGKFSLRTRDENMMVYSLESVCSSVFNEKMEKKPRKVDGNQVGKEDKAKGSKKNKDESSEVPLRLALDMCSKRGDVLGAIQLYDKALKEGIRLRQYHYTVLLYLCSSAARGVIHPAKSGSASRILNPLDSSNGVSNLNNILVSNEQLVDFGRIDGTPGKLELNSSSNFQDFSSTSNEKNLSSFSNGFKKSTSQLLHKPNSPIKDVDDFSNTKDDQEEHKIQVGEDFKKYALQRGFEVYEKMCSDNVPMNEAALTSVARMAVSMGNGDLAFDMVKQMKPLGINPRLRSYGPALSYFCDIGDIEKAFAVEKHMLEHGVHPEEPELLALLRVSVGAGKGDKVYYLLHKLRTSLRKVSSTTADLIVKWFNSKAASRVGKTKWDTSLIKEAIENGGGGWHGQGWLGKGRWNVSYTTVGTDGLCNCCGERLALIDLDPKETENFAESVASIAIKKEKNSSFQKFQKWLDYYGPFEAVVDAANVGIYNQKRFVPSKVSAVVNGIRQKFPSKKWPLIVLHNKRITGCKMDAPVNKALIEKWKNADALYATPTGSNDDWYWLYAAIKFKCLIVTNDEMRDHTFQLLGNDFFPKWKERHQNHNLFSVRRGTQGHLLKPK, from the exons ATGGTCTCCTTTACCTTCAACACACTACAGCAAAAGCACTTCTTCTCGGTCACTCTCT TTAGAGCACATGTTAGTCACACGGAAACAAAGGTGTCTATCACGGACCACACTTTAACAAAAACCATGAATTTAAGAACTACTAAAGAAAATGTTGCTGGGTTTTCTTCTATGAGGGATATGGATGAACGAACACAAAGAAAATCTTTGAAAAATCTTGGTGGTGGTTCAGTGGTGGAAAAGACAGAAAGGAAATTAACGAAAGATAAAAACAGAAGGAAAAACTTGGGTTTTAGAAGAAGCAAGGAAATGGGTTCTGGGAAGTTTTCTCTAAGGACTAGAGATGAGAATATGATGGTATATTCTTTGGAGAGTGTGTGTAGTTCAGTGTTTAATGAGAAGATGGAGAAGAAACCCAGAAAAGTTGATGGTAATCAGGTAGGGAAGGAAGATAAGGCGAAGggctctaaaaaaaataaggatgaaTCTTCTGAAGTTCCGTTGAGGCTTGCATTGGATATGTGTTCGAAAAGAGGGGATGTCTTGGGTGCAATTCAATTGTATGATAAGGCACTTAAAGAAGGAATTAGGCTAAGACAGTACCATTATACTGTCCTATTGTATCTTTGTTCTTCTGCGGCTAGGGGTGTTATTCATCCTGCTAAAAGTGGGAGTGCTAGTAGGATTTTAAATCCATTGGACTCGTCTAATGGAGTTTCTAATTTGAATAATATTCTGGTTTCAAACGAGCAGCTAGTTGATTTTGGTAGAATTGATGGAACTCCAGGTAAATTGGAGTTGAATTCTAGTAGTAACTTTCAAGATTTTAGTAGTACTTCGAATGAAAAGAACTTAAGCAGCTTTTCTAATGGCTTTAAAAAGTCAACTTCTCAGCTTTTGCATAAACCAAATTCTCCAATAAAGGATGTGGATGACTTTTCAAACACAAAAGATGACCAAGAAGAACATAAAATTCAGGTTGGTGAAGATTTCAAGAAGTATGCACTTCAAAGGGGATTTGAGGTATATGAGAAGATGTGTTCTGATAATGTCCCAATGAATGAAGCAGCATTGACATCTGTAGCAAGAATGGCAGTGTCAATGGGTAATGGTGACCTGGCATTTGATATGGTGAAGCAAATGAAGCCGTTGGGGATAAATCCAAGATTGCGTTCTTATGGTCCTGCTCTATCTTATTTTTGCGATATTGGTGATATTGAAAAAGCATTTGCTGTTGAGAAACACATGTTGGAGCATGGTGTCCATCCAGAAGAGCCTGAATTGTTGGCACTCCTAAGAGTAAGTGTAGGAGCTGGTAAAGGTGACAAGGTGTACTATTTGTTGCATAAACTAAGAACAAGCTTACGGAAGGTCTCATCCACTACTGCAGATTTGATTGTTAAATGGTTTAATAGCAAGGCAGCTTCAAGAGTGGGGAAAACAAAATGGGATACAAGTTTGATAAAGGAAGCAATTGAAAATGGAGGTGGAGGCTGGCATGGACAGGGTTGGTTGGGGAAAGGAAGGTGGAATGTTTCATATACTACTGTTGGAACTGATGGTTTGTGTAATTGCTGTGGGGAGAGATTGGCGCTGATTGACCTCGATCCTAAAGAAACAGAGAATTTTGCTGAGTCAGTTGCATCTATAGctataaaaaaagagaaaaattcaaGCTTTCAGAAATTTCAA AAATGGCTTGACTATTATGGACCTTTTGAAGCAGTGGTAGATGCAGCTAATGTAGGTATTTATAACCAGAAGAGATTTGTACCATCCAAG GTCAGTGCTGTTGTTAATGGAATACGTCAGAAATTTCCTTCAAAGAAATGGCCTCTCATAGTTTTGCATAACAAGCGTATAACCGGATGTAAGATGGATGCACCAGTAAATAAGGCCTTGATCGAGAAGTGGAAAAATGCTGATGCACTCTATGCGACGCCCACTGGTTCAAATGATGATTG GTACTGGTTGTATGCAGCTATAAAGTTTAAGTGCTTAATTGTGACCAATGACGAGATGAGAGACCATACATTTCAACTTCTAGGAAATGATTTCTTCCCAAAATGGAAGGAGAGGCACCAA AATCACAATCTCTTCAGTGTAAGAAGGGGCACTCAAGGTCATCTGCTGAAACCGAAGTAA